The Thermodesulfobacteriota bacterium genome has a window encoding:
- a CDS encoding P-II family nitrogen regulator, which yields MKKIEAIVKPHRLDEIKAGLSDAGILTGMTVTEVRGFGRQKGYVEIYRGRAYEIRLLPKLKVEIVVKDEDLEKALAIIIEKARTGEIGDGKIFVYPLEEVLRISTGQRGDEAI from the coding sequence ATGAAAAAAATCGAGGCAATAGTGAAACCGCACAGACTCGACGAAATCAAAGCGGGTCTTTCTGATGCCGGGATACTTACTGGCATGACAGTAACAGAGGTCAGAGGATTCGGAAGACAAAAAGGATACGTGGAAATTTATCGGGGAAGGGCATACGAAATAAGACTTTTACCGAAGTTAAAAGTGGAGATAGTCGTAAAGGACGAGGATTTGGAGAAAGCTTTAGCGATAATCATCGAAAAGGCCCGCACCGGAGAAATCGGAGACGGAAAGATCTTCGTCTATCCTTTAGAGGAAGTTCTAAGAATAAGCACTGGCCAGAGGGGGGATGAAGCCATATAG
- a CDS encoding ammonium transporter: MIMATALVMLMTVPGLALFYGGLAKRKDALNTIAMSFASFALVSILWILYGYAFTFGEDISGLIGRPVKLFLSGIRVESVSDVAKTIPEYVFVVYQLSFAAITVALVSGAFIERIKFGAWILFTILWTTLVYIPIAHWVWGGGFLAKLGALDFAGGTVVHINAGVAALIGTIFLGRRKELSLIPHNLTVVAMGTGLLWFGWFGFNAGSALSANGLAGIAFVNTNTASAMGAISWMVAEWIVSKRPTLLGFCSGAVAGLVTITPAAGFVNVFGATIMGIFAGAVPYFAVTKIKAFFRYDDALDVFGIHGVAGILGSLLCGIFADPSVNEMGRGLIYGNPNQLYIQFIATLVTIVYSGLVTAFIFFALRVSVGLRSSLDDEIIGLDESIHGERAYNLHT; this comes from the coding sequence ATGATAATGGCTACGGCTTTGGTTATGCTTATGACAGTTCCTGGACTTGCCCTTTTTTACGGCGGTCTGGCCAAGAGGAAGGATGCTCTCAACACCATAGCCATGTCTTTTGCATCTTTTGCGTTGGTTAGTATCCTTTGGATCCTTTACGGATACGCGTTTACTTTCGGCGAGGATATATCAGGTTTGATTGGAAGGCCGGTAAAACTCTTTCTTTCTGGGATTAGAGTGGAAAGCGTATCCGACGTAGCAAAGACTATCCCTGAATACGTATTCGTCGTTTATCAGCTCTCATTCGCGGCAATAACGGTTGCCCTTGTGAGTGGCGCGTTCATAGAGAGAATTAAATTTGGTGCGTGGATCCTCTTTACTATTCTATGGACGACTTTAGTCTACATTCCAATCGCCCATTGGGTTTGGGGAGGAGGATTTTTAGCAAAGTTGGGTGCTTTAGATTTTGCAGGAGGAACAGTGGTACACATAAATGCGGGTGTTGCTGCATTGATTGGCACAATATTTCTAGGGAGAAGGAAGGAATTATCCCTCATCCCGCACAATCTCACTGTTGTTGCCATGGGCACAGGCCTTCTCTGGTTTGGATGGTTTGGGTTCAACGCTGGTTCAGCCTTATCGGCAAATGGACTAGCCGGAATAGCTTTTGTCAACACGAATACCGCCTCTGCCATGGGTGCTATCTCCTGGATGGTGGCTGAGTGGATTGTCTCAAAAAGGCCGACTCTCCTTGGGTTTTGCTCCGGTGCAGTCGCAGGACTTGTAACGATAACACCTGCCGCCGGATTCGTAAACGTCTTTGGAGCTACCATTATGGGCATCTTTGCAGGTGCAGTTCCTTATTTTGCGGTCACAAAGATTAAGGCCTTCTTCCGATACGACGATGCACTCGATGTCTTTGGAATTCATGGAGTTGCCGGAATCTTAGGTTCCCTACTTTGTGGGATTTTTGCGGATCCTTCTGTGAATGAGATGGGAAGGGGACTCATTTATGGGAATCCAAATCAGCTTTACATTCAATTCATCGCAACTTTGGTGACGATCGTATATTCGGGCCTCGTTACAGCTTTCATATTTTTTGCTCTGCGGGTCTCGGTTGGACTCAGATCCAGTCTCGATGATGAAATTATCGGTCTTGATGAAAGTATTCATGGAGAAAGGGCATATAACTTGCATACATAG
- a CDS encoding glutamine synthetase family protein has protein sequence MERPRDKQDVLKLVKEKDVRFVRFWFCDILGQLKSFAIHVDELESAFDEGMGFDGSSIKGFARIDESDMVAVPDPKTFAILPWRPKEKAVARMFCDIYEPDGSPYKGDPRYALKKALEKMRNMGFTNFYVGPELEYFYFKSDREPEILDQGGYFDYPVDAAEDLRRETILALEEMGISVEYSHHEVAPSQHEIDLRYADALEMADTVMTYRVTVKEIAKKYGVYATFMPKPIFGVNGSGMHTHQSLFIGEKNAFFDFNDKYHLSDVAKYYIAGLLTHIKEITLVLNQLVNSYKRLVPGYEAPVYICWAKRNRSALIRVPMYKPGKEKATRIELRSPDPACNPYLAFAAMLLAGLKGIEGRYKLCEPLEVDVYHLPPEERKRLGVDELPGSLIEAIELAEKSELLKEAIGEHIFTELIQSKKVEWDDYRIRVQPYEIERYLPVI, from the coding sequence AGGTTTGTAAGGTTTTGGTTTTGCGACATCCTTGGGCAGCTTAAAAGCTTCGCAATCCACGTGGACGAACTGGAGAGTGCATTTGACGAAGGTATGGGCTTTGATGGTTCTTCCATCAAGGGTTTTGCCCGGATCGACGAAAGCGACATGGTTGCCGTCCCAGATCCAAAAACGTTCGCCATTCTTCCATGGAGACCAAAAGAAAAGGCCGTTGCCAGGATGTTCTGTGATATTTACGAACCGGACGGTAGTCCTTATAAGGGTGATCCCCGCTACGCACTAAAAAAAGCATTGGAGAAAATGAGAAATATGGGGTTTACTAACTTTTATGTCGGTCCGGAACTAGAATACTTTTATTTCAAGTCCGACAGGGAACCGGAGATTCTGGACCAGGGTGGATACTTCGATTACCCGGTAGATGCAGCAGAAGATCTAAGAAGAGAAACGATTCTCGCCCTAGAAGAGATGGGCATAAGTGTAGAGTACTCTCACCACGAGGTTGCCCCTTCCCAGCATGAGATAGATCTACGCTACGCTGATGCTTTGGAGATGGCGGATACGGTTATGACTTATCGTGTCACAGTGAAAGAGATAGCAAAGAAATACGGTGTTTACGCCACTTTTATGCCGAAGCCCATATTTGGTGTAAACGGAAGCGGAATGCACACCCACCAGTCCCTTTTTATCGGAGAAAAAAACGCCTTTTTCGATTTCAATGACAAATACCATCTTTCGGATGTGGCAAAGTACTACATTGCAGGACTTTTAACCCACATAAAAGAGATTACGCTCGTACTCAACCAGCTTGTCAATTCGTACAAGAGACTCGTTCCAGGATACGAGGCACCGGTTTACATATGCTGGGCAAAAAGAAACAGATCGGCCCTTATAAGAGTGCCCATGTATAAACCAGGAAAGGAGAAAGCAACCAGGATAGAACTTCGATCCCCAGATCCGGCATGTAATCCATATCTTGCATTTGCAGCCATGCTTCTGGCGGGCCTAAAAGGGATAGAAGGGCGCTATAAGCTCTGCGAGCCTTTAGAGGTTGATGTGTACCATCTTCCTCCGGAAGAAAGAAAAAGACTTGGTGTTGACGAACTTCCTGGAAGCTTGATTGAAGCGATTGAACTTGCCGAAAAAAGCGAATTACTAAAGGAGGCGATTGGAGAGCACATATTTACAGAGTTGATCCAGAGTAAAAAAGTTGAGTGGGATGACTACCGGATAAGGGTTCAGCCCTACGAAATAGAGCGTTACCTGCCGGTAATTTGA
- the nifA gene encoding nif-specific transcriptional activator NifA: protein MEDLKRKNAELSALLEVSMILNSSFNLEDNILNALKTLSEHLDMERGTVTLLDKKTGELRIAVAYGLTKEQIARGKYKIGEGIVGRVVESGSPIIVPDIGKEPLFLNRTGARIQKDNISFLCVPIKIKNEILGVLSVDRIFQDTVALEEDLRVLEIVATLIGQAIKIYNAYEEERTEREHLFLELKAKHSIPNIISVSEKMEQVIRIALKVANTKTTVLVRGESGTGKELIARAIHYEGNRSKGPFVALNCAALPETLLEAELFGFEKGAFTGAHATKPGKFELANGGTIFLDEIGDVSQAIQVKLLRVIQEQTFERLGGTKPIKVDVRIIAATNRDLEKMVKEGKFREDLYWRLNVVPIFIPPLRERREDILPLVEHFLKKFRKEYGKDLKITNGALEILRAYSWPGNVRELENTIERIAVLSEDGLVTEEDIPSYIKEYIREEKKSIEEKTSSNESLISEIQGVERERIVEALKKTNFNKSKAARLLGITLRQITYKIEKYGINERV, encoded by the coding sequence ATGGAAGACCTAAAAAGAAAAAATGCCGAGCTTAGTGCTCTTTTGGAAGTTAGCATGATACTCAATTCCTCATTTAATCTGGAGGATAATATTCTTAATGCTTTGAAAACCCTCTCCGAACATCTCGATATGGAGCGGGGCACAGTTACTCTCCTTGATAAAAAGACAGGAGAGCTAAGAATCGCTGTGGCTTACGGACTCACAAAAGAACAGATAGCAAGGGGGAAGTACAAAATCGGTGAGGGTATAGTTGGACGGGTCGTTGAAAGCGGTTCCCCGATCATTGTTCCAGATATCGGAAAAGAGCCGCTCTTCCTTAATAGAACGGGGGCCAGGATCCAAAAGGACAACATATCTTTCCTCTGCGTACCCATAAAAATAAAGAACGAGATTCTGGGCGTACTGTCAGTTGACAGAATATTCCAAGACACGGTTGCCCTTGAGGAGGACTTGAGGGTTTTAGAGATCGTGGCCACTTTGATAGGCCAGGCAATAAAGATCTATAACGCCTACGAGGAGGAGAGGACAGAAAGAGAACACCTGTTTTTGGAGCTAAAGGCAAAGCACAGCATCCCAAACATAATTTCAGTTTCCGAGAAGATGGAACAGGTAATAAGGATAGCACTTAAAGTAGCCAATACTAAAACGACTGTGCTTGTAAGAGGAGAAAGCGGAACCGGAAAAGAACTCATTGCCCGGGCGATCCACTACGAGGGCAACAGATCGAAAGGCCCTTTCGTTGCGCTGAACTGTGCCGCCCTTCCGGAAACACTTCTTGAAGCGGAGCTTTTCGGGTTCGAAAAAGGCGCATTCACAGGAGCACACGCCACAAAGCCCGGAAAGTTCGAGCTTGCAAATGGAGGAACCATTTTCCTCGACGAAATCGGAGATGTAAGTCAGGCGATCCAAGTAAAGCTTCTTAGGGTTATCCAGGAGCAAACTTTCGAACGTTTAGGTGGAACAAAGCCCATAAAAGTTGATGTGCGGATAATAGCAGCAACAAACAGAGACCTTGAAAAGATGGTGAAGGAAGGAAAATTCAGAGAGGACCTTTACTGGAGGCTCAACGTTGTGCCCATTTTTATCCCACCTTTAAGAGAAAGAAGGGAAGATATACTACCCCTCGTGGAACATTTTTTAAAGAAGTTCAGGAAGGAGTATGGAAAGGATTTAAAAATAACGAACGGGGCGCTGGAGATATTAAGAGCCTACAGCTGGCCGGGAAACGTACGGGAACTTGAAAATACGATTGAAAGAATTGCGGTTCTTAGTGAGGACGGTCTTGTAACCGAAGAGGATATCCCATCGTACATCAAAGAGTACATAAGGGAAGAGAAGAAAAGCATCGAGGAGAAGACATCAAGCAACGAATCCCTAATTTCGGAGATCCAAGGTGTGGAAAGAGAAAGGATAGTTGAGGCGTTAAAGAAAACAAACTTCAATAAGTCGAAGGCGGCGAGGCTTCTCGGAATAACTCTCCGTCAAATAACGTACAAGATTGAAAAATACGGAATAAATGAGCGGGTATAA